A single Oscillospiraceae bacterium DNA region contains:
- the murG gene encoding undecaprenyldiphospho-muramoylpentapeptide beta-N-acetylglucosaminyltransferase — translation MRLIIAGGGTGGHINPAIAIGSEIKKRDKDSEILFIGTKKGLESELVPKAGYDIEFIDVEGFLRIKSFHNLTVLMKFSKSVLKCMSIIKKFKPDVIVGTGGYVSAPVVLAGKILNIPTLIHEQNAVAGKTSKMLSKYADTICVAFDNKNILGNPEKTVVTGNPVRESFKSVNKESSKKELGFLNEKPLIVCVSGSLGAQKISEYLTDFIKDHYKTNDFNLVLVTGDLYYEDVLNELKRCKIDLTGTNIKIKNYIHDMEKYLSAADLVISRSGAIFLSEIAYLGKPSILIPSPNVAENHQEINADAFVKSGAGIKICESELSKNTLKNAIYDIIKDDYKMYVMSHNALKMSKKDATKMIADEVEKLIKTK, via the coding sequence ATGAGACTGATTATTGCAGGCGGAGGCACAGGCGGGCATATTAATCCCGCTATAGCAATCGGAAGTGAAATCAAAAAAAGAGATAAAGACAGTGAAATTTTATTTATAGGAACAAAAAAGGGTCTTGAGAGCGAACTTGTTCCAAAAGCAGGCTATGATATAGAATTTATAGATGTCGAAGGATTCTTAAGAATAAAATCTTTTCATAATCTTACTGTTCTTATGAAATTTTCAAAAAGCGTTTTAAAGTGCATGAGTATTATAAAAAAATTCAAACCTGATGTAATAGTAGGAACCGGAGGGTATGTCAGTGCACCTGTTGTACTTGCAGGTAAAATCTTAAATATTCCAACCCTTATTCATGAACAGAATGCAGTTGCAGGTAAAACATCAAAAATGCTTTCAAAATATGCAGACACGATATGTGTTGCTTTTGATAACAAAAATATATTGGGGAATCCTGAGAAAACAGTTGTAACAGGTAATCCTGTCAGAGAAAGTTTTAAATCGGTAAATAAAGAATCCTCAAAAAAAGAACTTGGATTTCTAAACGAAAAACCTCTTATAGTATGTGTAAGCGGAAGTCTTGGCGCTCAGAAAATAAGCGAATATTTGACCGATTTTATTAAAGACCATTATAAAACAAATGACTTTAATTTAGTTCTGGTAACAGGAGATTTGTACTACGAGGATGTGCTTAATGAACTTAAAAGGTGTAAAATTGATTTAACAGGTACAAATATTAAGATTAAAAATTATATTCACGATATGGAAAAATATTTGTCTGCTGCAGATCTTGTGATAAGCCGTTCAGGAGCAATTTTCTTATCAGAGATTGCATATCTTGGCAAACCTTCAATTTTAATTCCATCTCCGAACGTTGCGGAAAATCATCAGGAAATAAATGCTGATGCATTTGTAAAGTCTGGTGCAGGAATTAAAATATGCGAGAGTGAATTGTCGAAAAATACACTTAAAAATGCTATATATGATATTATAAAAGACGATTATAAAATGTATGTTATGA
- a CDS encoding phospho-N-acetylmuramoyl-pentapeptide-transferase gives MVSISLSIIIAFLVCVIISPVLIPFLRKLKFGQEILEIGPNWHKSKKGTPTMGGISFILAITFSILFIHLDLTGYIVFAFALICGIIGFVDDFIKVHLKRNMGFNAKQKTMCLILAIVIFVLLLRYLNITDTKIFIPFLKAEVEFSYFYYPLVLVGIFYMVNSVNLTDGIDGLCGSVTSIVLVFYVITLYMKNAVGLSYLAASSLGAMIAFLIFNLHPAKMFMGDTGSLFLGGLVTGIAVATGNPLIIVLFGIIYVIESLSVVIQVTSFKLTGKRVFKMSPIHHHFEMCGFSENKIVLLFSLVTFVCSVIGFFGTISL, from the coding sequence ATGGTAAGTATAAGTTTGTCAATAATAATAGCATTTTTAGTGTGTGTTATAATATCGCCTGTGCTTATTCCTTTTTTAAGGAAATTAAAATTCGGTCAGGAAATACTGGAAATCGGTCCTAACTGGCATAAGAGTAAAAAAGGTACACCTACTATGGGAGGAATTTCCTTTATTCTTGCAATAACTTTTTCAATCCTTTTTATACATCTTGATTTAACAGGATATATAGTGTTTGCTTTTGCTCTTATTTGCGGAATAATAGGCTTTGTTGATGATTTTATCAAAGTACATCTTAAAAGAAATATGGGATTTAATGCAAAGCAAAAAACAATGTGTTTAATCCTTGCTATAGTTATTTTTGTTCTTTTGTTAAGATATTTAAATATTACAGATACTAAGATTTTTATACCGTTTTTAAAGGCAGAGGTTGAATTTTCATATTTTTATTATCCTCTCGTTTTAGTTGGTATATTCTATATGGTAAACAGCGTAAATCTTACTGACGGCATTGACGGCTTGTGCGGAAGTGTAACATCTATTGTGCTTGTTTTCTATGTAATAACATTATATATGAAAAATGCTGTCGGTCTTTCTTATCTTGCTGCATCTTCACTTGGAGCAATGATTGCCTTTTTGATTTTTAATCTTCATCCTGCAAAAATGTTTATGGGGGATACAGGCTCACTGTTTTTAGGCGGTCTTGTAACAGGAATAGCAGTTGCAACAGGCAATCCTTTAATTATTGTATTGTTTGGAATTATATATGTAATAGAATCTTTGTCAGTTGTTATTCAGGTAACAAGTTTTAAACTGACAGGAAAAAGAGTATTTAAGATGTCGCCTATTCATCATCACTTTGAAATGTGTGGCTTTTCGGAAAACAAAATTGTTCTTTTGTTTTCTCTTGTAACTTTTGTATGCTCGGTAATAGGCTTTTTTGGAACAATCAGTTTGTAA
- a CDS encoding UDP-N-acetylmuramoyl-tripeptide--D-alanyl-D-alanine ligase, producing MFLSIEEIVKATGGKLLNVSDAVTIKKIDTDSRIVTADSLFVALKGENNDGHNFVFDVIKKGCKAVLVSEEMQIDGATVILVKDTKIALGDIARYYVNKLNLKKIAITGSVGKTTTKEMIASVCEKIDKTGKTQGNFNNDIGVPLTAFSLNDEKIAIFEMGMNHFGEIEYLSQIVNPEIGVITNIGYSHIENLGSREGILKAKLEILKGMDENSYLILNGDDPYLYSVKNNIEANIIYFGIENKECDIVAKDIKEENETTIFKIDDEEYKINVLGVHNVYNALSAISVGRLLSADNSRIKEGLLSFRPDGIRQNIVKKDGYTLVIDCYNAAPDSMIASLNVLSKLSGKRKIAVFGSVAELGDIRDELLYEVGKKASECDLYELITLSSDALSINKGAKDNGFLREKNFSTNSEILEYLKSIIKKDDVILIKGSRKYKMEEISEGLVNMKW from the coding sequence ATGTTTTTAAGCATTGAAGAAATTGTTAAAGCGACGGGCGGTAAATTATTAAATGTAAGTGACGCTGTAACAATTAAAAAAATAGATACGGACAGTAGAATAGTTACTGCTGACAGCTTGTTTGTTGCATTAAAGGGCGAAAATAATGACGGACACAATTTTGTTTTCGATGTAATAAAAAAAGGTTGCAAAGCAGTTCTTGTAAGCGAGGAAATGCAAATTGACGGTGCAACTGTAATTTTAGTTAAAGATACTAAAATCGCACTCGGAGATATTGCAAGATACTATGTAAATAAACTTAATTTAAAGAAAATTGCGATAACGGGCAGTGTTGGAAAAACTACTACAAAAGAAATGATTGCCTCAGTTTGTGAAAAAATTGATAAAACAGGCAAAACACAAGGCAACTTTAATAATGATATTGGGGTACCTCTTACTGCTTTTTCCTTAAATGATGAAAAAATAGCTATTTTTGAGATGGGAATGAATCATTTCGGAGAAATAGAATATTTGTCGCAAATTGTAAACCCTGAAATTGGAGTAATAACAAATATAGGTTACTCACACATAGAAAATCTGGGTTCCAGAGAAGGTATTTTAAAAGCAAAACTTGAAATTTTAAAAGGTATGGACGAAAATTCATATCTTATCTTAAACGGAGATGACCCATATTTATACAGTGTTAAGAATAATATAGAGGCAAATATAATTTATTTTGGCATTGAAAATAAAGAATGTGATATTGTTGCAAAAGATATAAAAGAAGAAAATGAAACTACAATTTTTAAGATAGACGATGAAGAATATAAAATTAATGTTTTAGGAGTTCATAATGTCTATAATGCTCTTTCTGCTATTTCGGTAGGAAGACTTTTGTCAGCAGATAACAGTAGAATAAAAGAAGGCTTATTAAGTTTTAGGCCTGACGGAATAAGGCAGAATATAGTTAAAAAAGACGGATACACGCTTGTTATAGACTGCTATAATGCTGCGCCTGATTCAATGATAGCATCTTTAAATGTGCTTTCCAAACTTTCGGGGAAAAGAAAGATTGCAGTATTCGGTTCGGTAGCAGAACTTGGGGATATAAGAGATGAACTTCTGTATGAAGTCGGAAAAAAGGCAAGTGAATGTGATTTATATGAACTTATTACTTTGTCTTCCGATGCACTTTCTATAAATAAAGGTGCAAAAGATAACGGCTTTTTACGAGAAAAGAATTTTAGTACAAACTCAGAAATTTTAGAATATCTTAAAAGTATTATAAAAAAAGACGATGTTATTTTAATTAAAGGTTCAAGAAAATATAAAATGGAGGAAATAAGCGAGGGCTTAGTAAATATGAAATGGTAA
- the ftsW gene encoding putative lipid II flippase FtsW gives MAKTKKTSFDGVLFATVIVLSLFGLIMIFSASSPSAFSLYGDSFYFVKKQLIWTVLGFGVLFFCASFDYRKYKKFGVAIFALNIILLLLVLVIGVETKGAKRWLNLGIGTVQPSEFTKVSIVILMAMYFEVMGKTKQTMKNVYLPLAVLVGIPCILLILQPHFSVIIIIGATVFGMLCVYGIQFKFYLPIIIGGGAMGAYLAISEPYRLKRITAYLDPFSDKLGDGWQIVQSLYAISSGGVFGLGLSRSRQKHLYIPEPQNDYIFSIICEELGLIGAIVVIVLFVVLFLRCVKIALSCKDPFGTYMAFGMGFLIIIQVVLNIGVASNLLPSTGIPLPFFSAGGSSFVFQMMAMGIVLNISRHRS, from the coding sequence ATGGCTAAAACAAAAAAAACTTCCTTTGATGGTGTTTTGTTTGCGACAGTAATTGTACTGTCGCTGTTTGGCTTGATTATGATATTTTCTGCAAGCTCGCCGTCTGCTTTTTCTTTGTATGGCGACAGTTTCTATTTTGTTAAAAAGCAACTTATATGGACTGTTTTAGGTTTTGGGGTGTTATTCTTTTGTGCCTCTTTTGACTACAGAAAATATAAAAAATTCGGTGTCGCAATTTTTGCCCTTAATATAATTTTACTACTTCTTGTTCTTGTAATCGGTGTTGAAACAAAAGGGGCAAAAAGATGGCTTAATTTAGGGATTGGTACTGTTCAGCCCTCCGAGTTTACAAAAGTATCAATAGTAATTTTAATGGCGATGTACTTTGAGGTAATGGGAAAAACAAAGCAAACTATGAAAAATGTTTATCTTCCTTTAGCAGTGCTTGTAGGGATACCATGCATTCTTCTTATTTTACAGCCTCACTTTTCAGTTATTATAATTATTGGTGCAACAGTGTTTGGAATGCTTTGCGTTTATGGAATACAGTTTAAGTTCTACCTTCCTATAATTATAGGCGGAGGTGCTATGGGAGCATATCTTGCAATAAGTGAGCCGTACAGATTAAAAAGAATAACTGCGTATCTTGACCCGTTTTCCGATAAATTAGGAGACGGATGGCAGATAGTTCAGTCTTTATATGCGATAAGTTCAGGAGGAGTTTTTGGTCTGGGGCTTAGCCGAAGCAGACAAAAGCATCTTTATATTCCCGAACCGCAGAACGATTATATTTTCTCTATTATATGCGAAGAATTGGGACTTATCGGAGCGATTGTAGTTATAGTATTATTTGTGGTTTTGTTTTTAAGATGTGTAAAAATTGCACTTTCCTGTAAAGATCCTTTTGGTACATATATGGCTTTTGGAATGGGATTTTTGATTATAATTCAGGTTGTTTTAAATATAGGTGTTGCAAGTAATTTGTTGCCGTCAACAGGTATTCCTCTGCCGTTTTTCTCGGCAGGCGGTTCCAGTTTTGTATTTCAGATGATGGCAATGGGAATTGTCCTTAACATTTCACGGCATAGGAGTTGA